One window from the genome of Nomascus leucogenys isolate Asia chromosome 12, Asia_NLE_v1, whole genome shotgun sequence encodes:
- the PCP4L1 gene encoding Purkinje cell protein 4-like protein 1 produces the protein MSELNTKTSPATNQAAGPEEKGKAGNVKKAEEEEEIDIDLTAPETEKAALAIQGKFRRFQKRKKDPSS, from the exons CTTAATACCAAAACATCCCCAGCAACCAACCAGGCAGCTGGCCCAGAGGAAAAAG GAAAAGCTGGCAATGTCAAgaaggcggaggaggaggaggagattgaCATTGATCTGACAGCACCAGAAACAGAGAAGGCTGCCCTTGCTATTCAGGGCAAGTTCCGGCgatttcagaaaaggaaaaaggatccCAGCTCCTGA